Genomic segment of Candidatus Afararchaeum irisae:
ATTTCGAGGAGTTCTGTAAATGGATAGATCAAAACCGGTAGGTGAAGTATACCCACTTACTCGGCTGTTAGGCTCCGACTAAAGATAACCGTGCCCGACGCAGTGTCGACTACTCTGACCCTCACCTCGTCTCCCGGATCGAGGCTCATTCCGTCGCCGCTCTGTTTTATCCTGAACCTGACTGTCTCACCCGACGACCAGACTCCGTCGGTGTCGGAGCCTCCTTCTGTTATAGCTCCTCCTGCCTGGAGGGCACTCTGGGAGAAGACGTCGTCTCCTTCGACGTTCTCGTCGTCGAGGTCTCTGTCGTCCGAAGGCAGGTCGACGAGTCTACCCGACTTTCGGTTCGGGAGTTCGACTACTATCTCGGTCTCCGAGACGTCGATATCGCCGCCAGCGACGTTGCGGAGACGCACCGTCTGGTCACAGTAGCCTCCCTCACATACCTCGTCGGCTTCAAGAGTCCCCGCTTCGATACGCGCCATCTTCGGCTGACTCAGCTGTGAGGCTGTCCCTGAGACTGAGAAGAAGACCCCCGCCGCAAGTAGGACTACGGTAGCCACGAGAAGCACGACACCTATAACGGGTGAAACGCCTCTGTCGTCCTCTCTCGGCATTGGCGTTTAGACACATCTGTGTAGTATTATACTTGTGGTACAGTCTTCGAACTCGGACGTATTTGTGACAGGTCGGTCGGTATCTGCCGCCAGAACACCGTATCTACAGTAGGATTCTCCTCAGAGTCTGTGTATCAGAACATCTGTTCAGTCTTCGGAGTTCTCGGAGTACAGATACGGAAGGTTTATCCGTGTACGTTCAGTTTGTTAAGTTGCAATGGCAAACGGTAAGGTTGATTTCTTCAACGACACAGGCGGTTACGGTTTCATAGAGACGGACGCGACCGAGGAAGGAGAGGACGTCTTCTTCCACATGGAGGACGTCGGCGGTGACGATCTCACAGAAGGCACAGAGATAGAGTTCGAGATAGAAGAGGCTCCCAAGGGTCCCCGCGCGACTGACGTCGTCCGCGTATAAGCTCGGATCTTAATTTAGACAGAAGATCTTTTGTTTGCGTTAATTAGTCAAGAGTCGGTAGCTTTGGCTCTGTCGTAGATATAGTTAGCCAGTTGTACAATAATAGAGAATACAGCTTACTTACGAAGTATAGAAGAGTTAGTCTATATGTCCTTCTTCACGAAGCTGGTCGGCGTCCTGGCTGTCGTATCTCCACTCTATGTTAGCCTTGCCGTCCTGCCAGTCCCAGGGCTCGGCTATTACGATGTCGCCCTCCTCTATCCACGTCCTGTACTTCATACGTCCCGGGATACGTCCCATACGCTCCTCACCGTCCTCACATCTGATACTCACGTGGTTGCCCCCGTTGTGCTGTGTGACTACGGCGAATAACTCGTCGCCCTCGGGCATACGTAGGTTACGGTGACCTGTCTGGGTTTTCTTACTCATAAGACTACTACGTTCCGACGACGGATAAAGTACCGTGTGAGGAGTGTTAGCTAGGTCTCTACCTACGCTCTGGAGTCGGCTCTGAGGGCTTACCCCGTAGATCTCCATTCTTTATTGTTATA
This window contains:
- a CDS encoding type IV pilin, with product MPREDDRGVSPVIGVVLLVATVVLLAAGVFFSVSGTASQLSQPKMARIEAGTLEADEVCEGGYCDQTVRLRNVAGGDIDVSETEIVVELPNRKSGRLVDLPSDDRDLDDENVEGDDVFSQSALQAGGAITEGGSDTDGVWSSGETVRFRIKQSGDGMSLDPGDEVRVRVVDTASGTVIFSRSLTAE
- a CDS encoding cold shock domain-containing protein, encoding MANGKVDFFNDTGGYGFIETDATEEGEDVFFHMEDVGGDDLTEGTEIEFEIEEAPKGPRATDVVRV
- a CDS encoding translation initiation factor eIF-1A, coding for MSKKTQTGHRNLRMPEGDELFAVVTQHNGGNHVSIRCEDGEERMGRIPGRMKYRTWIEEGDIVIAEPWDWQDGKANIEWRYDSQDADQLREEGHID